The following are encoded together in the Panicum virgatum strain AP13 chromosome 6K, P.virgatum_v5, whole genome shotgun sequence genome:
- the LOC120712583 gene encoding probable protein phosphatase 2C 1 isoform X4: protein MLSLPTAMIAEYLQLQMVFQVILLSTDRWAQKDVNPALFSRELMRNSSSFLKDEELQVNGDPQILLMKAHAATSSIRSATVIIAVLEKTGTLKIASVGDCGLKVIRKGQVMFSICPQEHYFDCPYQISSEAAGQTYQDALVCSVNLMDGDMIVSGSDGLFDNIFDQEIISIISESSGVNEAAKALAELARKHSVDVTFDSPYSMEARSRNFDVPWWKKLLGAKLIGGKMDDITVVVAQVKTVAVLEDEGGDIEEQKGNEQSIAVAVASAEQNEE, encoded by the exons ATGCTTTCTTTGCCAACAGCGATGATAGCGGAGTATTTGCAATTGCAGATGGTGTTTCAGG TCATTCTCTTATCTACTGACAGATGGGCACAAAAGGATGTCAATCCAGCTCTGTTTTCTCGAGAGCTCATGAGAAACAGCTCTAGTTTTCTCAAAGATGAGGAG TTGCAGGTCAATGGTGATCCTCAGATTCTTCTCATGAAAGCTCATGCTGCAACTTCTTCAATCAGATCCGCAACAGT AATCATTGCGGTGCTTGAGAAGACTGGGACTCTGAAAATTGCAAGTGTGGGAGATtgtggtttgaaagttattcgCAAAG GCCAAGTAATGTTTTCTATATGCCCTCAAGAACATTACTTTGACTGTCCATACCAGATAAGCTCCGAGGCAGCTGGTCAGACATATCAGGATGCACTG GTTTGCAGTGTAAATCTCATGGATGGTGATATGATTGTGAGTGGTTCAGATGGACTTTTTGACAATATCTTTGATCAAGAGATTATTTCCATAATTTCTGAGTCATCGGGAGTAAATGAAGCTG CAAAAGCATTGGCAGAGCTTGCAAGAAAACATTCAGTGGATGTCACATTTGATTCACCCTACTCAATGGAGGCCCGGAGTAGG AATTTTGACGTCCCATGGTGGAAGAAGCTTCTTGGAGCGAAACTAATAG GTGGCAAGATGGATGACATCACAGTTGTCGTCGCGCAAGTGAAAACTGTAGCTGTCCTAGAAGACGAG GGTGGTGACATAGAAGAACAGAAAGGGAACGAGCAAAGCATTGCTGTTGCAGTTGCGTCTGCTGAACAAAATGAAGAATGA
- the LOC120712583 gene encoding probable protein phosphatase 2C 1 isoform X2, whose translation MAAASTASRLSPPSRSHVRPRSLRPPLRRSRFSPVRAAKLEAVLSIGSHLIPHPRKAASGGEDAFFANSDDSGVFAIADGVSGWAQKDVNPALFSRELMRNSSSFLKDEEVNGDPQILLMKAHAATSSIRSATVIIAVLEKTGTLKIASVGDCGLKVIRKGQVMFSICPQEHYFDCPYQISSEAAGQTYQDALVCSVNLMDGDMIVSGSDGLFDNIFDQEIISIISESSGVNEAAKALAELARKHSVDVTFDSPYSMEARSRNFDVPWWKKLLGAKLIGGKMDDITVVVAQVKTVAVLEDEGGDIEEQKGNEQSIAVAVASAEQNEE comes from the exons atggcggcggcctccaCGGCTTCCCGCCTCTCGCCCCCTTCTCGCTCCCACGTCCGTCCCCGGTCTCTCCGTCCTCCACTCCGCCGCTCGCGCTTCTCCCCCGTCCGCGCTGCCAA GTTGGAAGCCGTGCTGTCTATTGGAAGTCATCTAATCCCACACCCAAGAAAG GCTGCTAGTGGCGGAGAAGATGCTTTCTTTGCCAACAGCGATGATAGCGGAGTATTTGCAATTGCAGATGGTGTTTCAGG ATGGGCACAAAAGGATGTCAATCCAGCTCTGTTTTCTCGAGAGCTCATGAGAAACAGCTCTAGTTTTCTCAAAGATGAGGAG GTCAATGGTGATCCTCAGATTCTTCTCATGAAAGCTCATGCTGCAACTTCTTCAATCAGATCCGCAACAGT AATCATTGCGGTGCTTGAGAAGACTGGGACTCTGAAAATTGCAAGTGTGGGAGATtgtggtttgaaagttattcgCAAAG GCCAAGTAATGTTTTCTATATGCCCTCAAGAACATTACTTTGACTGTCCATACCAGATAAGCTCCGAGGCAGCTGGTCAGACATATCAGGATGCACTG GTTTGCAGTGTAAATCTCATGGATGGTGATATGATTGTGAGTGGTTCAGATGGACTTTTTGACAATATCTTTGATCAAGAGATTATTTCCATAATTTCTGAGTCATCGGGAGTAAATGAAGCTG CAAAAGCATTGGCAGAGCTTGCAAGAAAACATTCAGTGGATGTCACATTTGATTCACCCTACTCAATGGAGGCCCGGAGTAGG AATTTTGACGTCCCATGGTGGAAGAAGCTTCTTGGAGCGAAACTAATAG GTGGCAAGATGGATGACATCACAGTTGTCGTCGCGCAAGTGAAAACTGTAGCTGTCCTAGAAGACGAG GGTGGTGACATAGAAGAACAGAAAGGGAACGAGCAAAGCATTGCTGTTGCAGTTGCGTCTGCTGAACAAAATGAAGAATGA
- the LOC120712583 gene encoding probable protein phosphatase 2C 1 isoform X3, with translation MAAASTASRLSPPSRSHVRPRSLRPPLRRSRFSPVRAAKLEAVLSIGSHLIPHPRKAASGGEDAFFANSDDSGVFAIADGVSGWAQKDVNPALFSRELMRNSSSFLKDEELQVNGDPQILLMKAHAATSSIRSATVIIAVLEKTGTLKIASVGDCGLKVIRKGQVMFSICPQEHYFDCPYQISSEAAGQTYQDALVCSVNLMDGDMIVSGSDGLFDNIFDQEIISIISESSGVNEAAKALAELARKHSVDVTFDSPYSMEARSRVARWMTSQLSSRK, from the exons atggcggcggcctccaCGGCTTCCCGCCTCTCGCCCCCTTCTCGCTCCCACGTCCGTCCCCGGTCTCTCCGTCCTCCACTCCGCCGCTCGCGCTTCTCCCCCGTCCGCGCTGCCAA GTTGGAAGCCGTGCTGTCTATTGGAAGTCATCTAATCCCACACCCAAGAAAG GCTGCTAGTGGCGGAGAAGATGCTTTCTTTGCCAACAGCGATGATAGCGGAGTATTTGCAATTGCAGATGGTGTTTCAGG ATGGGCACAAAAGGATGTCAATCCAGCTCTGTTTTCTCGAGAGCTCATGAGAAACAGCTCTAGTTTTCTCAAAGATGAGGAG TTGCAGGTCAATGGTGATCCTCAGATTCTTCTCATGAAAGCTCATGCTGCAACTTCTTCAATCAGATCCGCAACAGT AATCATTGCGGTGCTTGAGAAGACTGGGACTCTGAAAATTGCAAGTGTGGGAGATtgtggtttgaaagttattcgCAAAG GCCAAGTAATGTTTTCTATATGCCCTCAAGAACATTACTTTGACTGTCCATACCAGATAAGCTCCGAGGCAGCTGGTCAGACATATCAGGATGCACTG GTTTGCAGTGTAAATCTCATGGATGGTGATATGATTGTGAGTGGTTCAGATGGACTTTTTGACAATATCTTTGATCAAGAGATTATTTCCATAATTTCTGAGTCATCGGGAGTAAATGAAGCTG CAAAAGCATTGGCAGAGCTTGCAAGAAAACATTCAGTGGATGTCACATTTGATTCACCCTACTCAATGGAGGCCCGGAGTAGG GTGGCAAGATGGATGACATCACAGTTGTCGTCGCGCAAGTGA
- the LOC120712583 gene encoding probable protein phosphatase 2C 1 isoform X1 — protein sequence MAAASTASRLSPPSRSHVRPRSLRPPLRRSRFSPVRAAKLEAVLSIGSHLIPHPRKAASGGEDAFFANSDDSGVFAIADGVSGWAQKDVNPALFSRELMRNSSSFLKDEELQVNGDPQILLMKAHAATSSIRSATVIIAVLEKTGTLKIASVGDCGLKVIRKGQVMFSICPQEHYFDCPYQISSEAAGQTYQDALVCSVNLMDGDMIVSGSDGLFDNIFDQEIISIISESSGVNEAAKALAELARKHSVDVTFDSPYSMEARSRNFDVPWWKKLLGAKLIGGKMDDITVVVAQVKTVAVLEDEGGDIEEQKGNEQSIAVAVASAEQNEE from the exons atggcggcggcctccaCGGCTTCCCGCCTCTCGCCCCCTTCTCGCTCCCACGTCCGTCCCCGGTCTCTCCGTCCTCCACTCCGCCGCTCGCGCTTCTCCCCCGTCCGCGCTGCCAA GTTGGAAGCCGTGCTGTCTATTGGAAGTCATCTAATCCCACACCCAAGAAAG GCTGCTAGTGGCGGAGAAGATGCTTTCTTTGCCAACAGCGATGATAGCGGAGTATTTGCAATTGCAGATGGTGTTTCAGG ATGGGCACAAAAGGATGTCAATCCAGCTCTGTTTTCTCGAGAGCTCATGAGAAACAGCTCTAGTTTTCTCAAAGATGAGGAG TTGCAGGTCAATGGTGATCCTCAGATTCTTCTCATGAAAGCTCATGCTGCAACTTCTTCAATCAGATCCGCAACAGT AATCATTGCGGTGCTTGAGAAGACTGGGACTCTGAAAATTGCAAGTGTGGGAGATtgtggtttgaaagttattcgCAAAG GCCAAGTAATGTTTTCTATATGCCCTCAAGAACATTACTTTGACTGTCCATACCAGATAAGCTCCGAGGCAGCTGGTCAGACATATCAGGATGCACTG GTTTGCAGTGTAAATCTCATGGATGGTGATATGATTGTGAGTGGTTCAGATGGACTTTTTGACAATATCTTTGATCAAGAGATTATTTCCATAATTTCTGAGTCATCGGGAGTAAATGAAGCTG CAAAAGCATTGGCAGAGCTTGCAAGAAAACATTCAGTGGATGTCACATTTGATTCACCCTACTCAATGGAGGCCCGGAGTAGG AATTTTGACGTCCCATGGTGGAAGAAGCTTCTTGGAGCGAAACTAATAG GTGGCAAGATGGATGACATCACAGTTGTCGTCGCGCAAGTGAAAACTGTAGCTGTCCTAGAAGACGAG GGTGGTGACATAGAAGAACAGAAAGGGAACGAGCAAAGCATTGCTGTTGCAGTTGCGTCTGCTGAACAAAATGAAGAATGA
- the LOC120712582 gene encoding E3 ubiquitin-protein ligase SIRP1-like codes for MPRRRRPGGGGPEGGGAQAGGPAPTMSASASAPSPPAGEPPSPPLFYCYECGRTADLHGPPEPASPHRVCPNCCRGLPEDSSPPPPAASPPPPPPPQPVLFYCYECGATVDLQGPPPAPPSSPHRVCPSCCRGFLEENPPPSPPPPPPPFPGSGSGSSSSSELSDDPDDDDDDVDLESAREFLRRYVRDVPRDGAFVGDLAAVAAMSALRDPHPHRPDVAAAFDAVLHRQLGLPPAPAAARGGELPAPAASIAALPTVEVAEPAAACAICKEDLPLASQARKLPCAHLYHSSCIVTWLEMHNSCPVCRFRIPSASAEGAAPVEQDSAPTRITIRLTTATRRRSRVHAGAAVAAPVSASPTQLAQAVTGDGAGGPANSGETVSSEWPPHPESDAVMSEAREGDGFFD; via the coding sequence ATGCCGAGGAGGCGGCgacccggaggaggaggacccgAAGGCGGAGGCGCCCAAGCGGGAGGGCCGGCCCCGACCATGtccgcgtccgcgtccgcgCCCTCCCCGCCCGCCGGGgagccgccgtccccgccgctgTTCTACTGCTACGAGTGCGGGAGGACGGCCGACCTGCACGGGCCGCCGGAGCCCGCCTCGCCGCACCGCGTCTGCCCGAACTGCTGCCGCGGACTCCCCGAGGActcttcccctcctcctcctgctgcttctccgccgccgccgccgccgccccagcccgTGCTGTTCTACTGCTACGAGTGCGGGGCCACGGTGGACCTGCaagggccgccgcccgccccgccctcctcgccgcacCGCGTCTGCCCGAGCTGCTGCCGCGGATTCCTCGAGGAGAACCcccctccgtcgccgccgccgccgccgccgcccttccccggctccggctccggctcatcctcctcctccgagcTCTCCGACGaccccgacgacgacgacgacgacgtcgacctCGAGTCCGCGCGCGAGTTCCTCCGCCGCTACGTCAGAGACGTGCCCCGCGACGGGGCCTTCGTCGGCGACttggccgcggtcgccgccatgTCCGCGCTCCGggacccccacccccaccgccCCGACGTGGCGGCCGCCTTCGACGCCGTACTCCACCGGCAGCTCGGCCTGCccccggcccccgccgccgccaggggcgggGAGCTCCCCGCCCCGGCCGCGTCCATCGCCGCGCTGCCCACGGTCGAGGTggccgagcccgccgccgcctgcgccatcTGCAAGGAGGACCTGCCCCTCGCCTCCCAGGCGCGGAAGCTCCCCTGCGCCCACCTCTACCACTCCTCCTGCATCGTCACCTGGCTCGAGATGCACAACTCCTGCCCCGTCTGCCGCTTCCGCATCCCGTCCGCCTCCGCGGAGGGGGCCGCGCCGGTGGAGCAGGACTCGGCGCCCACGCGGATCACCATCCGCTTAACgaccgccacccgccgccgcagccgcgtgCACGCTGGTGcggcggtggctgctccggTCTCGGCCTCGCCCACGCAGCTCGCGCAGGCTGTCACCGGGGACGGAGCTGGTGGACCTGCCAATAGCGGCGAGACCGTGTCGTCTGAGTGGCCTCCGCACCCTGAGTCCGATGCAGTCATGTCGGAGGCCCGCGAGGGGGATGGCTTTTTTGATTGA
- the LOC120712583 gene encoding probable protein phosphatase 2C 1 isoform X5: MLSLPTAMIAEYLQLQMVFQVILLSTDRWAQKDVNPALFSRELMRNSSSFLKDEEVNGDPQILLMKAHAATSSIRSATVIIAVLEKTGTLKIASVGDCGLKVIRKGQVMFSICPQEHYFDCPYQISSEAAGQTYQDALVCSVNLMDGDMIVSGSDGLFDNIFDQEIISIISESSGVNEAAKALAELARKHSVDVTFDSPYSMEARSRNFDVPWWKKLLGAKLIGGKMDDITVVVAQVKTVAVLEDEGGDIEEQKGNEQSIAVAVASAEQNEE; the protein is encoded by the exons ATGCTTTCTTTGCCAACAGCGATGATAGCGGAGTATTTGCAATTGCAGATGGTGTTTCAGG TCATTCTCTTATCTACTGACAGATGGGCACAAAAGGATGTCAATCCAGCTCTGTTTTCTCGAGAGCTCATGAGAAACAGCTCTAGTTTTCTCAAAGATGAGGAG GTCAATGGTGATCCTCAGATTCTTCTCATGAAAGCTCATGCTGCAACTTCTTCAATCAGATCCGCAACAGT AATCATTGCGGTGCTTGAGAAGACTGGGACTCTGAAAATTGCAAGTGTGGGAGATtgtggtttgaaagttattcgCAAAG GCCAAGTAATGTTTTCTATATGCCCTCAAGAACATTACTTTGACTGTCCATACCAGATAAGCTCCGAGGCAGCTGGTCAGACATATCAGGATGCACTG GTTTGCAGTGTAAATCTCATGGATGGTGATATGATTGTGAGTGGTTCAGATGGACTTTTTGACAATATCTTTGATCAAGAGATTATTTCCATAATTTCTGAGTCATCGGGAGTAAATGAAGCTG CAAAAGCATTGGCAGAGCTTGCAAGAAAACATTCAGTGGATGTCACATTTGATTCACCCTACTCAATGGAGGCCCGGAGTAGG AATTTTGACGTCCCATGGTGGAAGAAGCTTCTTGGAGCGAAACTAATAG GTGGCAAGATGGATGACATCACAGTTGTCGTCGCGCAAGTGAAAACTGTAGCTGTCCTAGAAGACGAG GGTGGTGACATAGAAGAACAGAAAGGGAACGAGCAAAGCATTGCTGTTGCAGTTGCGTCTGCTGAACAAAATGAAGAATGA